TTATTTGTATGGGCACCATGCCCGCATACGCCGCCAAAATCCGGGTTGTCGCCACATTCACCGATCTCGCTGACTTTGCGCGCGAGATAGGCGGAGACCTGGTCGAGGTCCACAGCCTGGCAACAGGCGTAGAAGACTCCCACGGGGTTCCTATGAAACCGAGCTTCGTTCCGATGATGAACCGGGCGGACCTGTTGGTCCTGGTAGGGCTGGACTGCGAGCATGCCTTCCTGCCGGCGCTCATTGAGGCAAGCAAGAATCCGCGCATTGAGGTAAACAGGGCCGGCTACGTAGATTGTTCGCTGGGTATCACACCAGTCGATGTACCCAAGACCACCGAGCATTATGCGGGCGATGTTCATCCCTACGGCAACCCCCACTACATGCTCGACCCGGTCCTCGCAAAGACGGCGATTGCGAATATATACAATGCCCTCGTAGAGTTCGCGCCACAGCATAAGGCTGAATTCACGCGAAACCGCGATGCCTATCTGGCCAAGCTTAACGCCAAGATCACCGAGTGGGAAAGGGAAACAAAGCCCCTCAAAGGCCTGAAGTTCGTATCCTATCACGAGCATTGGCCGTATTTTGCGGCACGTTTCGGCATGGACTTCTTCGGGACGATTGAACTGAGGCCGGGTATCGATCCAACGCCGCGCCACATCGAGGAACTGATCGCCGCCATGAAGGCAGCGCATGTCCCAATCGTAGTGCGCGAGCCGCAGTTCCCTGAAAAAGTACCTAAACGCATTGCCGAACAAACCGGCGCGACCATGGTGACGTTTCCCGTCATGCCCGGCGGCGTGCCTCATACGGAAACGTACATTAAGATGATGGACTATATCGTCCATACGATGGTCGCCGCCGCGCAGGCGCGGAAGTGAAGACAGGAGAATGTGTCCGCCTGGGTTTCCCAGGCGGACACAAACAAAGAACATGAATGGACCATGCATGACATTAGACAATCTCAGTATCGGTTACAATGGCCAGGCCCTGCTGTCAGGCATCTCCCTCTCTATCGCCCACGGCAGTTTCACCGCAATTCTCGGTGCAAACGGTTCGGGCAAATCGACGCTCTTGAAGACAGTGCTTGGACTGCTTCCTCCGGTCGGTGGCCGAGTCGAGACAGCGACAGAAGGTTCACCTCTCATCTTCGGGTACGTCCCTCAGACCATTCAGTTCGATCCGATTTATCTCCTGACGGCATTCGAGGTTGCCCTGATGGGAACGTATGGCCGCGTTGGTCCAGGACGTTTTGTCCCGCCCGCAGAACGTGCCTTCACGCGCGAATGCCTCCGTGCGGCCGGAGCTGAGGAATTTGCCCGCAAGCGCTTTGCTGAACTCTCCGGCGGCCAGAAGCAACGCACGCTTATCGCCAGAGCACTCACGACACGCCCCGACGTCCTCGTGCTTGACGAACCGACCGCCGGCGTGGACCACGCTGCCACTCACGCGGTTATGGAGTTCATCTCGCTGGTCCGCAAGGAAAGGAGGATCACCGTCCTGCTCGTCACGCACGACTTTGGAGCGGTGCGCCGCCACGCCGAGCACGTAGTCTGGATTCATGAGGGAAAGGTCTTCTACGGAACGGCGAAAGAACTGCTTACCCCGGAGCACATGAGGGAGATGTTTGAAGGGGGGATAGACTGCTATGGAAACTCTGCGTCAGATCCTATCGCCTGATTTTCTCCTGCGCAATTCGATTTACACCAGCATGCTCATCGGCTTCTCATGCCCGCTCGTCGGCGTGTTTCTCGTTATGCGCCGGCTGGTGTTCATGGGAGTCGCTCTGCCACAGATTTCCTCGACGGGCGTTGCAATCGCCCTGTCGCTTCCCCTATGGCTCGGCTTTAGTCTGACGGGTCGTGGCTTGCAAAGCGCTCACATGCTCGCCTTCTCGGGCTCGATCACCTTCTCGCTCACGGCGATTCTGGCGCTGGCGTTCATGGAACGGAGGGGCCGCGGACAGCCTGAGGGAAGGCTCGGCACCGCATACGTCGTGGCAGCTGCACTGGGTATCCTGCTGCTATCCAAAAACCCTTACGGGGAGATTGGCTGGCTCGACATGCTGAAAGGTGAGGTCATTACCATTTCCAATTTCGATC
Above is a window of Thermodesulfovibrionales bacterium DNA encoding:
- a CDS encoding metal ABC transporter permease; the protein is METLRQILSPDFLLRNSIYTSMLIGFSCPLVGVFLVMRRLVFMGVALPQISSTGVAIALSLPLWLGFSLTGRGLQSAHMLAFSGSITFSLTAILALAFMERRGRGQPEGRLGTAYVVAAALGILLLSKNPYGEIGWLDMLKGEVITISNFDLVLTAATLALVLAMLGLFQKELLLVSFDRETAMILRKNVVFWDVLLYILIGLTVSMAVLSVGPLIAFGFLLIPALIAHLFARTMRQFAMMASLLGGAVAFVGFWIAYKYDLPVGPTDVVLLGGLYATAWIAVRLIPKGLRHKT
- a CDS encoding metal ABC transporter substrate-binding protein, which gives rise to MKAKLFYLLPIIVLTGIICMGTMPAYAAKIRVVATFTDLADFAREIGGDLVEVHSLATGVEDSHGVPMKPSFVPMMNRADLLVLVGLDCEHAFLPALIEASKNPRIEVNRAGYVDCSLGITPVDVPKTTEHYAGDVHPYGNPHYMLDPVLAKTAIANIYNALVEFAPQHKAEFTRNRDAYLAKLNAKITEWERETKPLKGLKFVSYHEHWPYFAARFGMDFFGTIELRPGIDPTPRHIEELIAAMKAAHVPIVVREPQFPEKVPKRIAEQTGATMVTFPVMPGGVPHTETYIKMMDYIVHTMVAAAQARK
- a CDS encoding metal ABC transporter ATP-binding protein, with product MTLDNLSIGYNGQALLSGISLSIAHGSFTAILGANGSGKSTLLKTVLGLLPPVGGRVETATEGSPLIFGYVPQTIQFDPIYLLTAFEVALMGTYGRVGPGRFVPPAERAFTRECLRAAGAEEFARKRFAELSGGQKQRTLIARALTTRPDVLVLDEPTAGVDHAATHAVMEFISLVRKERRITVLLVTHDFGAVRRHAEHVVWIHEGKVFYGTAKELLTPEHMREMFEGGIDCYGNSASDPIA